The genomic region ttttttcccctttccTTATCCTGGATTTCATTTCTATTTTCCTTAATTGATTTGATTCAATCCGTTGAGTTGCGAGTTTACATATAACAACTCATATCTTTCTATACAAAAAAATTCGAAACTTTTTTCTTGTACTATACCGACTGACCctctcagaaataaaataaaaagaatcgAGTTATTTCATTAGAATTAGAATGAAAAAAGAGTCATTCCATTTCAGACCAATCTCGAGTACTAAAGAAAGATCGCGATTTGGAATGAACCAAAATACTTGTTTGTTTTGTTACGGCAATAACACTTAGTAATAGTAAGACCACCCGATGGGTTGGAtttcactacaagaaaaaggtTTGTTTTACAGCAAACCTACATTACACAATGAAACATACCACAGAGTGGTATAATAGACGGAATCCTAAATTATCTAATCTACATAAGAAAAATACTTCTAATAGAAAGAATTAGACATTATCGAATGATTTGACAGACCAAATCCCAAAACCAACTCAACTCATAGAATATAGAAGAAGGAAATTGATACATTTAGGACCAATTCATTATCTCTGCATTATCTCTGAATCAATCAATTGGGGTTGTTGTTCTGCCAAAAAGCGATTAGTCAGGCGACTccacaaaacaaatacaagaaaAGAATAGGTCCTAGATCTATGTGACTGTTGAAGTTTTTAGACAGAATCATGTCATGATTCTCACTTCATAAATTGACCGGATTCGATATACCAGCGCAAAAATGTATCACTAACTCTTTAATCATGGAcaggaaaagaggaaaaaggtCATATGTAATCCATCCACGAAGATTAATGAAGGAAGATTAGTATTTTATCCGAGATTTTACAAATACTGATTAGATCTATTGGAATGAATTATTgttttttatttattgtttttattttcCTGTTCCTATGTATTTACATGAACATGTGGTAATACTTTTGGACCAACCAACCGGCCAGTCTATAAACAAGTACTAATGAGGAAATGAAAACTATACTAAACTAAAATAGAATGTATTAGGGCTATACGGACTCGAACCGTAGACCTTCTCGGTAAAACAGATCAAACTGATTATTATCGAAATGATTCGAACTGTTTCAAAGACCCAACATGCATTTTGTTGCATTGGGCTCTTTCATAAACTGATGTAAAGATCAGTTAGTCCACCATATTTTTCTTTACAGGAAAATAATGAGATGGCTCCATGTGCTCTGATTCATCATTTGTATTCTGATCTAGGAGCAATACCAAAGTGTTTCAAAGAAGGGTTACCTTGACTTAGGTCTGCCTTCGGCCTAGATCTAACTAAGTTAGATGGAGTCTCTATCGCTACGCTGCAAGAGTCGAATATGAGACTTCATACACCTTAAAGTTCATAGGACGAAAAAAGGTTATTTTGAGGCCCTTATACTCATTATGCCTAGCATTGAATGGACTGGGTATTTACCTTATCAACTATCAAATCAATGGCGGGTTCTATTTGATTTGGCACCTGAATTCGCACCTGAATCGGACCGCACCCAATATTTGTCAGGCTATTGTTCTCTTGTTCCCTCGAATCTATGGAGTAAGACATCGATTTGTCAATAAGATCAATTATGTTTATTGCATTGCATAATGGGCTCCCTTGAAAAGCATTGGCGCACGTGTAAACGAGGTGCTCTACCTAACTGAGCTATAGCCCTTGTCATAGATATATTAACATATGGATAATTTCTTGTCAAGATGGATATTCCATAATAATTCCACATGATAACTCTCTGATCCGTCTACTGTTAACAGATTGGTATTGCTTAGAAATAATATTCCACTTATAATCCTATAAGTGATGGGTCCTTTTTTGGTTATAAATAACCTACTTAACTCAGTGGTTAGAGTATTGCTTTCATACGGCGGGAGTCATTGGTTCAAATCCAATAGTAGGTAGAACTTATTAGATACCGAAGTCAATTGAGTGATATCTAATAAGTCTTTCTacccattttctttttttttcgttaTATCAGATTAGACTTGATTGTGTTCAATTGGCAGAATAAAAATGTGGTGTATAATAATACAGTTCTAAAGAACttcttttgattattttgatGTATTGACTTGACTAGGAGGAAATAGCATTTACAGCCTCTACTCGTGTCCTAGCTCGTCTGAGAGCTAGATTCGCTTCaattgcttgtctcttacccTCAGCTCTACTCAAGTTAGCTTCAGCTATTTCAAGAGCTTGCTGAGCTTCTTGCGGATCAATGTCAGTACTCATCTCCGCATCATTTCCTAAAATGGTGATATCATTATTACCTATTCTAGCGAAACCACCCATCAGAGCCACCGTTAACCATTGGTCGTTGAGGCGTATTCTCAAAAGACCTATATCTACAGCCGTGGCAATAGGGGCGTGGTTTGGTAATACGCCAATTTGGCCACTATTAGTAGATAAAATGATTTCTTTCACTTCTGAATCCCAAATAATTCGATTAGGAGTCAGTACACAAAGATTTAAGgtcatttcttcaatttgctCTCCACTTCTAAGTTCATAGCTTTCGCGGTAGCTTCATCGATGTTACCCACCAAATAAAAGGCCTGCTCGGGAAGACCGTCTAATTCTCCGGAAAGGATCAATTGAAATCCCCTAATTGTTTCTGCAAGACCAACATATTTCCCTGGGGAACCAGTAAATACTTCTGCCACGAAGAAGGGTTGTGATAAGAAACGCTCAATTTTTCGTGCTCTTGCTACAGTTAAACGATCTTCTTCGGATAATTCGTCCAACCCAAGGATAGCTATAATGTCCTGAAGTTCTTTGTAACGTTGTGAAGTTTGCTTAACTCTTTGCGCAGTTTCATAATGTTCCTCACCAACGATTCGAGGTTGTAACATAGTTGACGTTGAATCTAACGGATCCACTGCTGGATAAATACCTTTAGCAGCTAATACTCTTGATAGTACGGTAGTAGCATCTAAATGTGCAAATGTCGTGGCAGGAGCAGGGTCGGTCAAATCGTCCGCAGGTACATAAACCGCTTGGATCGAAGTTATAGATCCCTCTTTGGTAGAGGTAATTCTTTCTTGCAAAGAACCCATTTCTGTACTAAGGGTAGGTTGATAACCCACTGCGGAAGGCATTCTCCCTAATAAGGCGGATACTTCTGATCCTGCTTGGACGAAACGAAAAATATTGTCGATGAATAGAAGCACGTCTTGTTCATTAACATCCCGGAAATATTCCGCCATGGTTAGGGCagttaaaccaactctcataCGAGCTCCCGGCGGTTCATTCATTTGACCATAGACTAGAGCTACTTTTGATTCcgcaatatttttttcattaatcACTCCGGATTCTTTCATTTCCATGTAAAGATCATTTCCTTCACGAGTACGTTCGCCTACTCCGCCAAATACGGATACGCCTCCATGAGCTTTGGCAATgttattgatcaattccatgatgAGTACTGTTTTACCCACTCCAGCTCCCCCAAATAGTCCGATTTTTCCTCCACGGCGATAAGGAGCTAAAAGATCCACCACTTTAATCCCTGTTTCAAAGATTGATAATTTCGTATCTAACTGTATAAAGGCAGGCGCAGATCTATGAATAGGAGATGTTGTACGAGTATCTACAGGACCTAAATTATCAACAGGTTCCCCAAGAACGTTGAAAATTCGTCCGAGAGTAGCTCCGCCGACTGGAACACTTAGAGGAGCTCCCGTGTCAATCACTTCCATTCCTCTCATCAGCCCATCTGTAGCACTCATAGCTACGGCTCTAACGCCCATCTGTAGCACTCATAGCTACGGCTCTAACTCGATTATTTCCTAATAATTGTTGTACCTCACAAGTCACATTAATTTGCTGACCGACAGTATCTCGACTCTTAACTACCAAAGCGTTATAAATATTAGGCATCTTGCCCGGGGGAAAAACGACATCCAGTACTGGGCCAATAATTTGAGCGATACGCCCTAGGTTTTTTTCTTCAAGTGTGGAAACCACAGGACTAGAAGGGGTAGGATTGATTCTCATAATTATAATAAAGTGAAATATgtcgaaattttttttggaatagTGCCATGTCAAATCAAAAATAAATGTCCGATAGCAAGTTGATCGGTTAattcaataagaaaaaaaatgggaGTTAGTACTCGATTTAGTTGGTACCACCCAACCGAATCTGATTCAATCGTTTACTCATTCAATGAGTCAATTTTCAAGTTCAGCCAATTCTTTTTTCAAAATGTCAAGTAGATGAAATCGTGAGTAAGTGTGTTTCATTTCTCTATCATTAtagatccatcttcaatcaacccttgaatcTTGATCCCGCATGTTGAGTTTTGATGTCATATCGATCACATCACGTGCAACACCATCACAGATTAcatagattgctttaaaaataaaaataaattacaacccttttcattgaggacacgcaggtctctaatacataaatttaagatgcacacaggtatctgaaaattaaaattacatgcatcacagaacatcgcagaacatttcagcacatttcaaagggtccatccatgaccatcaccatacgcatcacatgcataaaaaaatatttcagatctgtaatttaattgattattccatctcagacttgctgatcatgctagatttgactctaaatattgtaatcacattatcaaagcttagaatcattaatctaagcatctaaaaattagtatgcagaaaaatcagcaagctgaaaattctgcatacataaattttagCAAgcctaatcccttaaatttcagatctaaatgacttgaaaaatttaattctaatcttaatctacataaccatggctctgataccactgttagcatcccacatatgccataaaaatttcgaaataattttcagattgcagcggaaaaacataatgcgggatccgttcatcgcatgaacgtgttttataaaacctttcgtttgtagatagatttagaattaaaattatttaaaccattttaaaatcattaagaagatcagattttcaccttgtgcgggtagatggtctccgcaaatctgatttacgtggtatttgatcaaggctcagtggaagccggcacacgcgtccggcctctacaggtatccacacgaagtactgactcgatcgaagcctttggatctcaccgggtgctagctcccttgcagagatggctatggatggctgaagtcctgtcctttgaatcaacctttgattggcttgagaggaagaagaagaaggatggattaggaagaagaaaacaagacccgcagccttctcttttcttccttttgggaaccaagatgaagaaggaacagggtgtcccaagcttttctttttcttctcttgattgtggctcaaaggaggaagatggaggagggtgctcacggctggaatgaggagaaaaacattcattttggccgaaattcccatgctccctttttaattgcaaagggataaagatgagctcctactttttaggagctcatccttatctctatttcatgccacctagggagggcatgcgcccctcctttttttcccacgcatggctcaaagggaggggcatattcccctccctcttatccatttaaatctgccacttaatcaaattaacggtgtgatttaatttgggtctagtgcatgagtccaaatcctagtcaaaataggacttgtatggacctatttcaattcctcccaatcctaatctaattaggacttaattgaaccatgactctattgaactcttcaatcctaatccaattaggagtcatgaaattaattagattaaatttaaaattaattaggacttaagaaatcctaatctaatcaggacttgttcaaatttcagccctaagacaattagacattagaaatcctattccaagtagactctaatttaatttgaatcctaatccaattaggactccatgattcccactccagtaggactcatgatcaagtccaattaattaaatccaattaattaaattaaattacaatccgattgcaattatttcttcttctagccactaactcttagcgggttttcatttatcaatctaattagattatttgtgattcctaatcacattcaaccattggatcaccctccaaacctctaatgtgtgtaaccccataggttctattctgactggtagtgagatatatgttAGGGATCAACCCTACGAATGCGGGATATAAGGATAGTAGGAGAAGAATCTAACACCGGCAAAAACATAGCCAAAACGGCACAAGACactcaagtttatgtggttcggagtctcttgctcctacgtccacagccgcacagatcaatatttCACCTATATGATCAAAaggaagttacagagattcaaagaagagaaacaaactctctttctcacagcaaacaatctctctcaagacgagcaacacgtcgtcttcctgatgcacacaaaggatctacttttgaaacctctcgttgatgagttctagggtttctctaggTTGAACAACACCTCTCGTGTCcctcaagaagtctatatatacctcccaatctcttactttgattagggctcaaaaaaccttggcttggacccggttcataactcagcctcgcgtgaaaaccgtgctcgagtcgactcccgcaattctgcgagtcgactcggcaacagtccacagaaaatgcctctctgtctgcctgtgggagtcgactcctggagttctcgagtcgactccaacactggggagtcgactccaggtctgctggagtcgactccaaaaactgtgccaagactacctgcgtgccagagtcgactccaggtctggagtcgactccggaccttgctaaaggtttctttctttgctgattcaactctgaatcttctcgaaactctttccggcttgtcttcccttgatcctccaccgccatagtgcacataggggtctaggaaaaggaatggatcaggcttgttgaccccctaatggattttgatgaatacaaaacactagagtataattccatttatcttaacaatttattgagaatttcatgtgtttaattaagaatattgttaagaaatgtctaggcaagtttccataatttttatgaatttattgaagaatttttgagtgaagaaaagatcagggacagccgagacgtctccgggttgtctcagagacgtctctggcacaaacaggaagaactggcacgtctggagacgtccccggcacctgcgtCGAGTCGTCCCccagagcggagtcgactctctcagtagcggagtcgactctctcagaggcggcagaaaggccgatttcaaggatatgcgcgagtcgtctccacagacgcggagtcgtccccgcaagtaaaaagcagacttcccgagtcgtccccgagtaGCGGAGtcgctctctcagggttttccagaggatatctttttcggtgataaggcagcggagacgtcccctgaaagagcggagtcgactctctcagagaattccagaagacatgtttttcggagataaagaagcggagtcgtccccaagcagcggagtcgtccccatgcaaaaagcgcaaacaagccgagacgtccccgtaaagcgccgagtcgaccccaaacaacgtcaaaagtaaaatcttacagccgagacgtctcgcgttgaagcggagacgtctccggagcgcctgggacgcgactgacctttttgcaggtttgtttgaatttcaaatctcttttttatctctaacggctatatttgctttttgggctataaaagggagctcttaagtgcttctcaacaacttctcaccaacccaacaaaagatcattcaagagagaagaaagaaagaggttcaagggagttagtgcattcaagtgaagaaatcaagtgcttcaagcttcccaactgatttcaagctcaactactctctccgctcggattcaaagctcacactcaagccaacgcgatccacatcggaagaatcaccatttcccacgcttccaacggcaaaaggttcttccgggttcattatttctcattgtatatttgcttatttagagcttttaaatctttgtaaaacttttattgtgcttgttccagtcaagggacttggaacaagggaaaggcgtcccaagcctaggtgaaattgggggttatagggttcgttgttagcccggtgtaaaacaacgagttgggtagtgaactcgcaaaactaccgactgtaatcttggattatagtggaaattcccaaaggtgctttggggagtggatgtaggagcagtggaagctccgaaccactataaaaccttgtgtttgcgattgactgttctcatacctcatctttactttagttcatacatttgtgtgttttatttttaattagtcaaaaagttttaaaacacccaattcacccccctcttgggtgaccatctctgggcaacaagtggtatcagagcaggtgctctgtgtatttcttgaaagacctaaccgtcttagccaaagatctagatggcaacaccctttaacaatgttcctgctgaggggcagcaaccaatagacctccactcttcaatgggacaaattatacctattggaagactagaatgaggatttcattcaagcacaagactatgccttgtggagggttatagtcaagggaccacaagaaccatctcacatggtaatggcattcaagttcccaaacctgaggaggattgggatgagaatgatgataggatggttcaactcaattctagagccatgaactcattattttgtgctctagatgtaaatgagtttaatagagtctccacatgtagttccgctaaggaaatatgggataggcttgaagttacccacgagggtacaaatcaagtcaaagagtctaaagtgaacattctagttcacaaatatgagttgtttaagatggaacccaatgaaaccatcacatgcatgtttacacgctttaccgatataattaatggtctaaagagtttgggtaaatcttatactaacccggaacttgtgagtaaaattctcaggtctttgcgaaagcatgggaagcaaaggtcacggcgatcgtagaagccaaagacctcaacaccttgggactagaacaactattgggctcattgatgacgcatgagctcacaatgaagcaacatgaagaagagttgccaaagaagaagacaatcgcactcaaggctacttcgagtgtgtgtgaagaagaaagtagtgagagtgaagaagaaagcgaagatgaggacttgggtttgatagtaaggaagtttaagaaattcatgagaagaaagaaacccttcccaagaaagaaagtttggagggagaaatgattgggaaaaagaaaaagaaaaagaaagagacccaatcatatgctatgattgcaagagaccgggacacattcgttccgaatgccctcaacaaaagaagtattttggaaagaagaagaagaaggcattgaaggcaacatgggatgatagtgacacatcatcctccgaggaagagaaggaagagaccgccaatttgtgcttcatggcgttcgaagacgacgaggtatgtcaaaactcaactataaattttactttagaagaattatatgaagcttttcaagaacttatgtgattgtagtatgttaggagcaaagaataaagaattaaaagcctccaatcaaaaactaaaggaagatattgaaaacctattgattgagaaggagagcgttaaaaatgttaaaccattgacctagaaaataaaaattcaaaacttagcattgaaaatgaaacggcaaaaacactaattaaggaattaaatctaaaagtaaaatcctactcgataataatacctcacttgcacaaaatgttgaatccttaaaaaggataaggaagaactagttaaagaaaatttgaatcttaagaatgaggtacataagtacaaaccaattgttgaaaaatttacacaaagctctgaaaaattaaatcttattctttcaaatcaaagagctgtttttaataaagccggattaggatataaaactaacaaacaacaaaagtatctaaagaatttctttgtgaaagcaaaagatgtcaaaactgaaaaacctacatgctttcattgtggaaaaatggacataaagcctactcttgtattcaaagaaagatccaaactaacaagagtacatttgtaaaagctaaaaacataactaaagtatgggtgcctaagggaaccaactacactaaccacgaaggacccaagaaaacttgggtacctaagagcttcacatgatcattttgcaggtatgccttgcagccggaataaaaagagaatgtggtatcttgatagtggttgctcaaggcatatgaccggtgacaagagtctcttcgtcaccttgaaatcaaaagaaggaggagtagtcacatttggagacaatgctaaaggtcaaatcattggtgttggtaaaatctccatatcaccctcctcatttattgacaatgtattgttagttaatggactaaaacataatttattaagtataagtcaattttgtgacaagggctttaaagtgtcatttgaatcatcactatgcataattagtagtccaattgacaatgagatcatactcacaggacataggcatggaaatgtttacatggtagatcttgatgatctcaccatgaaggatggccaatgtcttgtagccatggatcccaaagtcaatgagactagttggttatggcatcgtaggttagggcatgctagcatggatttaattctaaattgattacaaagatctagtcaaaggactaccaaaaatagactttgaaaagaacaaaatttgtgctgcatgtcaattagggaaacaaacaagaagttctttcaagtctaagaacatagtctcaacacaaaacccttagaactaattcacatggatttgtttggacccactagaactgctagtctagggggtaagaaatttggtcttgtaattgttgatgatttttcacgttttacatgggtttcatttcttgcacataaagatgagtcctttcccgcttttatcaagtttcataatagagtttcgaatgaactcaatcttaaactaaaagcaattaggagtgatcatggtaccgagtttgaaaatcagcactttgaaaattttgtgacgaaaatggtatcaatcacaatttctcggcacctaggacaccccaacaaaatggggtggtagaaaggaagaatcgcacactagcagatatggctcgtaccatgttgtgcgaatcggatctaccaaatatttttgggctgaagcaataaatactgcatgtcatattttaaaccgtgcattagttagatccatcttaaagaaaacaccttatgagttgataaaaagtaagaaaccaaatataagctattttcatgttttcggttgtcgatgctttattttaaacaatggaaaggacaatctaagcaaatttagtgctaaatcagatgaggggatcttcttaggttattcctcatctagtagagcatacagggtcttcaacaagagaactctcgttgttgaagaatccattcatgttgtttttgatgaagctaatggagattcttctagaaaagaagaagatggtgatgcaggtatacttgaagaccgaatgaaggaattctccatacaagacaaacaacatgaggatgagatcaaagaagatacaattcagcaagatgaagaagatcaacctccatcaagaaatcaagatcttcctaaggaatggaggtatgcacatggtcatccaaaggatctaatccttggtgatccttcacaagggataagactagatcctctctaagaaatactagtaattatcttgctttcgtttcacaaatagagcctaaatcactagaagaagccgaaaaagatgataattggatgaatgctatgcaagaggaattaaaccaatttgaaagaaatgaagtttggactctaatgaaaagaccccctaatgtttcaattataggcaccaagtgggtgtatagaaataaactagatgaagatggaatagtaataagaaacaaagctaggctagtggccaaaggtataatcaggaggaaggaatagattttgatgaaacttttgctcctgttgctaggttagaggctattagactacttttggcatatgcatgcttcatggattttaaactctatcaaatggatgtaaaaagtgctttttaaatggttatataatggaggaagtttatgtaggacaacctccaggttttgaaaatcacttacatccagattatgttataaattgcataaagcattgtatggacttaagcaagcccctagggcatggtatgaaagattaagtaatttcctaattgaaaataaatttaagagaggaaatgtagacaaaaccctcttcattaaaagaaaaggaaatgacttattgcttgtacaaatttatgtggatgatataatttttggtgctactaatgatagtctttgtcaagagtttgccaagcttatgcagggagaatttgaaatgagcatgatgggtgagctcaacttcttccttgggctacaaataaaacaatcagaggaaggcatcttcatcagtcagtccaaatatatcaaggaaatgttggaaaaattcaagatgaaggatgcaaaggaaatcagcacacccatgggctcaagttgcaagcttgacaaagatgaaaaaggtaaaagtatagactgcaaattgtacagaggtatgataggctctttactttaccttactgctagtagaccagatatattattcagtgtttgtatgtgtgctagataccaagcatgtcctaaggaatcacacttgcaagctgttaaaagaatttttagatatctagtagggacatctaatgtaggcttatggtattctaaacaatctgacataaatttaattgcttattccgatgctgattttgccgggtgcaaactcgacagaaaaagcacaagtggcacatgtcaattgggtgctaatttggtttcttggtttagcaagaaacaaaattcagttgccttgtccacagctgaggctgagtacattgcagctggaagctgttgtgcccaagttctttggattaagcaacaacttgaagacttcggtatcaaaatggacaatataccaattaaatgtgataatacaagtgcaattaatttaacaaaaaatcctgtccaacactctaatcaaagcatatagagattaggcatcactttattagggatcatgtgctgaaaaatgatgtgatgattgaatatgtatgtactgaaaatcaattggccgatatctttacaaagcccctttgtaaagatagttcaacttcttaaggaatgctttgagcttgtatgatcctagcaaataaattgaacttgtattgcaatgctttgctactcaaactagtaatccacctcaaggtcaacataagtgaaagcatgaatcatctaagctaaatgacgaactgtttgactttccggaggatggttaccctcccttggactcttcatggagatattttcagagcctatttcataggtattcgaaatttggtcaaacattcctcatttcaatattaataattcaaaaat from Phoenix dactylifera cultivar Barhee BC4 unplaced genomic scaffold, palm_55x_up_171113_PBpolish2nd_filt_p 001722F, whole genome shotgun sequence harbors:
- the LOC120109019 gene encoding ATP synthase subunit beta, chloroplastic, encoding MRINPTPSSPVVSTLEEKNLGRIAQIIGPVLDVVFPPGKMPNIYNALVVKSRDTVGQQINVTCEVQQLLGNNRVRAVAMSATDGLMRGMEVIDTGAPLSVPVGGATLGRIFNVLGEPVDNLGPVDTRTTSPIHRSAPAFIQLDTKLSIFETGIKVVDLLAPYRRGGKIGLFGGAGVGKTVLIMELINNIAKAHGGVSVFGGVGERTREGNDLYMEMKESGVINEKNIAESKVALVYGQMNEPPGARMRVGLTALTMAEYFRDVNEQDVLLFIDNIFRFVQAGSEVSALLGRMPSAVGYQPTLSTEMGSLQERITSTKEGSITSIQAVYVPADDLTDPAPATTFAHLDATTVLSRVLAAKGIYPAVDPLDSTSTMLQPRIVGEEHYETAQRVKQTSQRYKELQDIIAILGLDELSEEDRLTVARARKIERFLSQPFFVAEVFTGSPGKYVGLAETIRGFQLILSGELDGLPEQAFYLVGNIDEATAKAMNLEVESKLKK